From Humisphaera borealis, the proteins below share one genomic window:
- the flhF gene encoding flagellar biosynthesis protein FlhF → MQLQTFKAPTMAECLTQVKTSLGTDAIILHTRTYQLKHWLGLRKKEIVEITAGKGMNIGRRPRPGQVETRGQVETREQKPISGTYDRRTVARSAESRAMESRSADSRAADSRFPQAAAPSAGPRTLLETPAATGAAIVGLTNEVTTLKQMLKDFMAVSRQKQAPNIPEELLEYYDLLTRNLVNAELAEQIVRTIQRQVRAEMHAQPQVMREKLAEQIEKMIPVAGPIRRTKTDGPHVVALVGPTGVGKTTTLAKLAANLKLRERKKVGLITLDTYRIAAVDQLRRYAEIIGAPLRVVGSAEELREAIAAMADMEFVLIDTAGRSPKDQLKLSELKKVLEVASPDEVHLVLSTTASEACIELAVGQFNEVRVDRVIFTKLDEMAHLGMLLNVVQKVNKNVSYVTTGQDVPDDIEVGQPRRLAQLVLGEGIRNV, encoded by the coding sequence ATGCAGTTGCAAACGTTCAAAGCTCCGACAATGGCCGAGTGCCTCACGCAGGTGAAGACCTCGCTGGGCACGGACGCCATCATTCTGCACACGCGGACGTATCAACTGAAGCACTGGCTCGGGCTGCGCAAGAAGGAAATCGTAGAGATCACGGCGGGCAAGGGAATGAACATCGGCCGCCGTCCGCGGCCCGGACAGGTCGAGACGCGCGGGCAGGTGGAAACGCGGGAGCAGAAGCCGATTTCGGGTACCTACGATCGCCGGACCGTCGCCCGATCGGCAGAATCCCGAGCAATGGAGTCACGGTCGGCGGACTCTCGGGCTGCCGATTCTCGATTCCCCCAGGCCGCAGCGCCATCCGCCGGTCCTCGCACCCTTCTGGAGACGCCCGCCGCAACGGGGGCGGCGATCGTCGGGCTGACCAACGAAGTCACCACGCTCAAGCAGATGCTCAAGGACTTCATGGCGGTCAGCCGCCAGAAGCAGGCCCCCAACATCCCCGAGGAGCTGCTGGAGTATTACGACCTGCTGACGCGAAACCTCGTCAACGCGGAACTGGCCGAACAGATTGTTCGAACCATCCAGCGGCAGGTGCGGGCCGAGATGCACGCTCAGCCGCAGGTGATGCGCGAGAAGCTCGCCGAGCAGATCGAGAAGATGATTCCCGTCGCCGGTCCCATTCGCCGAACCAAGACCGACGGCCCACACGTGGTGGCACTGGTGGGGCCGACCGGCGTCGGCAAAACGACCACGCTGGCCAAGCTCGCGGCGAACCTCAAGCTGCGCGAGCGCAAGAAGGTCGGGCTCATCACGCTCGACACGTACCGCATCGCCGCGGTCGATCAGCTTCGGCGGTATGCCGAGATCATCGGCGCGCCGCTGCGAGTGGTCGGCTCGGCCGAAGAGCTGCGTGAGGCGATCGCCGCGATGGCCGACATGGAGTTCGTTCTGATCGACACCGCCGGCCGCAGCCCCAAGGACCAGCTGAAGCTCAGTGAGCTCAAGAAGGTGCTGGAAGTAGCCTCGCCCGACGAAGTTCACCTGGTGCTGTCGACCACCGCGAGCGAGGCGTGCATCGAGCTGGCGGTAGGGCAGTTCAACGAAGTTCGCGTGGATCGAGTGATCTTCACCAAGCTCGACGAGATGGCGCATCTGGGCATGCTGCTGAACGTCGTGCAGAAGGTGAACAAAAACGTGTCGTACGTCACCACCGGGCAGGATGTGCCGGACGACATTGAAGTTGGACAGCCCCGGAGACTCGCGCAGCTCGTGCTGGGCGAGGGTATTCGGAACGTCTGA
- the flhA gene encoding flagellar biosynthesis protein FlhA: protein MALALANNPFVIKVHENRGLLFPLGFISLLMVILVPLPTMVLDFLLVLNITLSVIVLVTTIYVKSPLEFAVLPSLLLATTLFRLVLNVATTRLILTAGGPTVPIEHALHGAGEVVMSFAEFVTAGSIVVGAIIFLIIFVIQFVVITKGSGRISEVAARFTLDAMPGKQMAIDADLNAGTINEGQARERREAISQEADFYGAMDGASKFVRGDAVAGIFITVVNILGGLYVGMVENGWDVMGCLKLYTKLTIGDGLVSSVPAFITSLAAGLIVTRSATKKNLGEEMLSQLTAKPGALVVASIFLCLMSFTGLPKLPLLVLGSCCAGLAYMLTRREQTAVATAAAKQKEATAAEKREPEKVEKLLDVDTMELEVGYGLVKLVDTAKGGDLLERISMIRRQIAMELGVIVPPVRIRDNVQLGPNDYAIKIKGQTVARGIAFAGQFMAMDSGAASGPIPGATPTIEPAFGLSAYWITEDARSHAELLNYTVVESSAVLATHLTEIIKTHAHELLTRQEVKNLLDNLKVRVPALVEEVVPTQIKPGELQKVMQNLLRERVPVRDLETILETLGDFSSRTKDLDVLTEYVRAALARTICKQYVDDEDRLWCVTIDPTLEELINGHLDRGERGTTNTMPPHTAQQVSQRIADKVSEVQQGGRNAVILCNPQIRAPLRRMVESSLPSVAVLAYSEIVNGIGVEAVAMVGMNG from the coding sequence ATGGCTCTGGCCCTCGCGAACAACCCCTTTGTCATCAAGGTTCATGAGAACCGAGGGCTCTTGTTCCCGCTGGGCTTCATTAGCCTGCTGATGGTCATCCTGGTCCCGCTGCCGACCATGGTGCTGGACTTCCTGCTGGTGCTGAACATCACGCTGTCGGTCATCGTGCTGGTGACGACGATCTACGTGAAGAGCCCGCTGGAGTTTGCCGTTCTGCCGTCGCTGTTGCTGGCGACGACGTTGTTCCGGCTTGTGCTGAACGTCGCGACGACCCGGCTGATTCTGACCGCCGGCGGGCCCACGGTGCCGATCGAGCATGCCCTGCACGGCGCGGGCGAAGTGGTGATGAGCTTTGCCGAGTTCGTCACCGCCGGCTCGATCGTGGTCGGGGCGATCATCTTCCTGATCATCTTCGTGATTCAGTTCGTGGTGATCACCAAGGGCTCCGGCCGTATTTCGGAAGTCGCCGCCCGATTCACGTTGGACGCGATGCCCGGCAAGCAGATGGCGATCGACGCCGACCTCAACGCCGGAACCATCAACGAAGGCCAGGCCCGCGAACGCCGCGAAGCCATCAGCCAGGAAGCCGACTTCTACGGTGCGATGGACGGTGCCAGCAAGTTCGTCCGGGGTGATGCCGTCGCGGGCATCTTTATCACCGTCGTGAATATCCTCGGCGGCCTGTACGTGGGTATGGTCGAGAACGGCTGGGACGTCATGGGCTGCCTCAAGCTCTACACGAAGCTGACAATCGGCGACGGCCTGGTCAGTTCGGTGCCGGCGTTTATCACCTCGCTCGCGGCCGGTTTGATCGTCACGCGCTCGGCGACGAAGAAGAACCTTGGCGAAGAGATGCTCAGCCAGCTCACTGCCAAGCCCGGCGCGCTGGTTGTCGCGTCGATCTTCCTGTGTCTGATGAGCTTCACCGGCCTGCCCAAGCTCCCGTTGCTGGTGCTCGGATCATGCTGTGCCGGACTGGCGTACATGCTGACAAGGCGCGAGCAGACCGCCGTCGCGACCGCCGCCGCCAAGCAGAAGGAGGCGACCGCCGCCGAGAAACGAGAGCCCGAGAAGGTCGAGAAACTGCTCGATGTCGACACGATGGAGCTGGAGGTCGGCTACGGGCTGGTCAAGCTCGTGGACACCGCCAAGGGAGGCGACCTGCTGGAACGCATCAGCATGATTCGCCGGCAGATCGCGATGGAGCTCGGCGTGATCGTTCCGCCGGTGCGGATTCGTGACAACGTGCAGCTCGGTCCGAACGACTACGCGATCAAGATTAAGGGACAGACCGTCGCCCGCGGCATCGCATTTGCCGGGCAATTCATGGCGATGGACTCCGGTGCGGCGAGCGGGCCGATCCCGGGAGCAACGCCGACGATCGAGCCGGCGTTCGGATTGTCGGCCTACTGGATCACCGAAGACGCACGTTCGCATGCCGAATTGCTCAACTACACCGTCGTCGAGTCATCGGCGGTGCTGGCGACGCACCTGACGGAGATCATCAAGACGCATGCGCACGAACTGCTGACGCGGCAGGAAGTGAAGAACCTGCTCGACAACCTGAAGGTCCGCGTTCCGGCACTGGTCGAAGAAGTCGTGCCCACACAGATCAAGCCGGGCGAACTGCAGAAAGTCATGCAGAATCTGCTCCGCGAGCGCGTGCCGGTGCGGGACCTGGAGACGATCCTGGAGACCCTCGGCGACTTCTCGTCGCGGACAAAAGACCTCGACGTGCTGACCGAGTACGTCAGGGCCGCACTCGCCCGGACGATTTGCAAGCAGTACGTCGACGACGAAGACCGGCTCTGGTGCGTGACGATCGACCCGACGCTGGAAGAACTGATCAACGGGCACCTCGACCGCGGCGAGCGCGGCACGACCAACACCATGCCGCCGCACACGGCACAGCAGGTCAGTCAGCGAATTGCCGACAAGGTGTCGGAAGTGCAGCAGGGCGGTCGTAATGCCGTGATTCTGTGCAATCCGCAGATTCGTGCCCCGCTACGGCGCATGGTCGAGTCGTCGCTGCCGTCGGTCGCGGTGCTGGCGTACAGCGAAATCGTCAATGGAATCGGCGTGGAAGCGGTCGCGATGGTTGGAATGAATGGGTGA
- the flhB gene encoding flagellar biosynthesis protein FlhB, whose amino-acid sequence MADDSGDKTEAPTPRRRQKAEEEGQIARSQDLVAAALIVGSMALLNRFGDAVLGSIRQFLIESLNSLRDLGTNAPAEQLARGIFITGHALWPLMVGLMIIAVIGNVAQVGLRLSPQRLQPNLGALNPFKGFGRLFGGGGNPMKFAMNLAKLAVICFVAWTAVRDRLGQIVMAQRLSHEQIFYLGMQVLYAIAMKIGVALLVLAILDFVWQKWKHFRDLKMTKQEVKDEMRSMDGDPMIKQRRRSIARQMASKRLKKDVPTADVVVTNPTEYAVALKYDAASMNAPRVIAKGQGVLAARIRAIAIESGVPILERKPLARALYKLCAVGQEVPEQFYATVAEILAYVYELTGKAKRRAAANA is encoded by the coding sequence ATGGCTGACGACAGCGGCGACAAAACCGAAGCCCCCACTCCCCGCCGACGGCAAAAGGCAGAGGAAGAGGGGCAGATCGCGCGCAGCCAGGACCTGGTCGCCGCGGCGCTGATCGTCGGCTCGATGGCGCTTCTCAATAGGTTCGGCGACGCCGTCCTGGGTTCGATCCGGCAATTCCTCATCGAATCGCTCAACTCACTGCGTGACCTGGGCACCAACGCACCCGCCGAGCAGTTGGCACGGGGAATCTTCATCACCGGCCATGCGCTGTGGCCGCTGATGGTCGGACTGATGATCATCGCGGTGATCGGCAATGTAGCGCAGGTCGGATTACGACTGAGCCCGCAGCGATTGCAGCCCAACCTGGGGGCGCTGAACCCGTTCAAAGGTTTCGGCCGCCTTTTCGGTGGCGGCGGGAACCCGATGAAGTTCGCCATGAACCTGGCGAAGCTGGCGGTCATCTGCTTCGTCGCCTGGACGGCCGTTCGCGATCGCCTCGGGCAGATCGTCATGGCGCAGCGCCTCTCGCACGAGCAGATCTTCTACCTGGGCATGCAGGTGCTCTACGCGATCGCGATGAAGATCGGCGTGGCGCTGCTGGTCCTGGCGATCCTCGACTTTGTCTGGCAGAAGTGGAAGCACTTCCGCGACCTGAAGATGACCAAGCAGGAGGTCAAGGACGAGATGCGGAGCATGGACGGCGACCCCATGATCAAGCAGCGCCGTCGAAGCATCGCCCGCCAGATGGCGAGCAAGCGGCTGAAGAAAGACGTCCCGACGGCGGATGTCGTCGTCACCAACCCGACCGAATACGCCGTCGCCCTGAAGTACGACGCGGCGAGCATGAACGCCCCACGCGTGATCGCCAAGGGCCAGGGTGTGCTGGCCGCCCGCATCCGCGCGATTGCGATCGAGTCGGGCGTTCCGATCCTCGAAAGAAAGCCGCTCGCCCGCGCTCTGTACAAGCTTTGTGCCGTCGGACAGGAAGTGCCGGAACAGTTCTACGCGACCGTCGCGGAGATCCTGGCGTACGTGTACGAGTTGACCGGGAAAGCGAAGCGGCGTGCCGCCGCAAATGCCTAA
- the fliR gene encoding flagellar biosynthetic protein FliR has translation MIDDVLQRVPVFVLVVFRLAGMMLMSPLFSSPRTPRRVKAMLVIVLAFGISGGVKAVPLPESMWELTLGIGGEMVFGLAMGMAISFTFIAAQWAGEIIGMEMGLNLSSVFDPSMGAGGSLMGDLYYFVALAVFLLFGGHHALLNGVKASFDHLPLLSLSMNPVLLDTLVGMFETSMILTLKLAAPMLITVLVVDLALGLIGRTMPQFNVMQAGLSIRSIVGLVLVILGLGLTSGVLEDAVIGSVQQVQRMWSGA, from the coding sequence ATGATCGACGACGTCCTCCAACGCGTGCCGGTGTTCGTGCTCGTCGTGTTCCGACTGGCCGGGATGATGCTGATGTCGCCGCTGTTCAGCAGCCCCCGGACGCCGCGCCGCGTGAAGGCAATGCTGGTGATCGTGCTGGCCTTCGGTATCTCCGGCGGCGTCAAGGCCGTGCCGCTGCCGGAATCGATGTGGGAACTGACGCTGGGCATCGGCGGCGAGATGGTGTTCGGTCTGGCGATGGGCATGGCAATCAGTTTCACGTTCATCGCCGCGCAATGGGCTGGTGAGATCATCGGCATGGAGATGGGTCTGAACTTGAGCTCGGTTTTCGACCCGTCGATGGGTGCAGGCGGATCACTGATGGGCGACCTGTACTACTTCGTCGCTTTGGCCGTCTTCCTGCTGTTCGGCGGGCACCACGCCTTGCTGAACGGCGTCAAGGCGAGCTTCGACCATCTGCCGCTGCTGTCGCTCAGCATGAACCCCGTGCTGCTCGACACGCTCGTTGGCATGTTCGAGACGTCGATGATCCTGACGCTGAAGCTGGCGGCGCCGATGCTCATCACCGTGTTGGTGGTGGACCTGGCACTGGGCCTGATCGGGCGAACGATGCCGCAGTTCAATGTCATGCAGGCCGGTCTGAGTATCCGGTCGATCGTCGGGCTGGTGCTTGTGATTCTCGGGCTGGGTCTGACCAGCGGCGTGCTCGAAGACGCGGTGATCGGCAGCGTGCAGCAGGTGCAACGGATGTGGAGCGGCGCGTAG
- the fliQ gene encoding flagellar biosynthesis protein FliQ, whose translation MSLQQATEFIRQALIMALVVSAPMLVIGLVVGIVVSLVQALTQIQEQTLTFVPKISAMIVAAIILMPWIGQRLMDYAIAMFGTGQMP comes from the coding sequence ATGTCCCTCCAGCAAGCGACGGAGTTCATCCGTCAAGCCCTCATCATGGCGTTGGTCGTCTCGGCTCCGATGCTGGTCATCGGTCTGGTTGTCGGCATTGTCGTGTCGCTCGTGCAGGCGCTGACGCAGATCCAGGAACAGACGCTCACTTTCGTACCCAAGATCTCCGCGATGATCGTCGCCGCGATCATCTTGATGCCATGGATCGGCCAGCGGTTGATGGATTATGCGATCGCGATGTTCGGGACCGGGCAGATGCCGTGA
- the fliP gene encoding flagellar type III secretion system pore protein FliP (The bacterial flagellar biogenesis protein FliP forms a type III secretion system (T3SS)-type pore required for flagellar assembly.), whose protein sequence is MPQIPDLSKRENFSAAMQMILLLTVLSLAPAILIMMTSFTRIVIVLSLLRQALGTQSLPPNQVLIGLAMFMTFLVMGPTWNRVNDEALKPYMAGDIDQSTAMSRAEVPMREFMINQIKKADNDADVDLFATYNGQPPPKTWGDVKTSSLIPAFMLSELKTAFLMGFKIYLPFLIIDMVISTVLISMGMMMLPPAMISLPFKLLLFVLVNGWHLIVANLMGSFAT, encoded by the coding sequence ATTCCCCAGATTCCCGATCTGTCCAAGCGTGAAAACTTCTCGGCGGCAATGCAGATGATCCTGCTGCTGACGGTGCTGTCGCTGGCGCCGGCGATCCTGATCATGATGACGAGCTTCACGCGCATCGTCATCGTGCTGTCGCTGCTGCGACAGGCACTGGGCACGCAGTCGCTCCCACCGAACCAGGTCCTCATCGGACTGGCAATGTTCATGACGTTTCTCGTCATGGGGCCGACCTGGAATCGTGTGAATGACGAAGCGCTCAAGCCGTACATGGCCGGCGACATCGACCAGTCGACCGCGATGAGCAGGGCGGAAGTGCCGATGCGCGAATTCATGATCAACCAGATCAAGAAGGCCGACAACGACGCCGACGTTGACCTGTTCGCGACCTACAACGGCCAGCCGCCGCCGAAAACCTGGGGCGACGTCAAGACGTCGTCGCTCATTCCGGCGTTCATGCTGAGTGAACTGAAGACGGCGTTTCTGATGGGTTTTAAAATCTATCTTCCGTTTCTCATCATCGACATGGTGATCAGCACGGTCCTGATCAGCATGGGCATGATGATGCTGCCCCCGGCGATGATTTCGCTCCCATTTAAACTGCTGTTGTTCGTCCTTGTGAACGGATGGCACTTGATTGTGGCGAACCTGATGGGTAGCTTTGCGACATGA
- a CDS encoding FliO/MopB family protein, which translates to MLGTSDVGSGHAATQAASATPGFLPKAFGPFAPPTTRPTSTTQPATASALDAVGINRVTRAEAASTQPAGAAASTAPTFDTGRVLLSLALVIGLILFLKWGGKKLFGLQSGTGTGVMQVVSRTILAPKQQLLLVRVGKRLLIVGDSGGRLSGIGQIADPDEVACLLSQSKAVIETTPKSVNFAGLFRRLGQSRSGRAEEADWAELEDQAMVPSSERTGLLGETDQAHRQDRANADALMDEADIPGDTPELPMPGRTVQSEAEDEARSAVEAARYDIQALRAKLREVTGRLTGPEARGETPDSGNA; encoded by the coding sequence ATGCTGGGCACGAGCGATGTCGGTTCGGGGCATGCCGCAACTCAGGCGGCTTCGGCAACGCCCGGCTTTTTGCCCAAGGCGTTCGGGCCGTTCGCACCGCCGACGACCCGTCCGACTTCGACGACTCAGCCTGCCACCGCGTCGGCACTGGATGCCGTTGGTATCAATCGGGTGACCAGGGCTGAAGCTGCATCCACACAGCCCGCCGGGGCCGCCGCCTCGACCGCGCCGACGTTCGACACCGGCCGGGTCCTTCTGTCACTGGCGCTTGTGATCGGTCTGATTCTGTTCCTCAAGTGGGGCGGGAAGAAGCTCTTTGGCTTGCAGTCCGGTACAGGCACCGGCGTCATGCAGGTGGTCTCCCGGACGATCCTGGCACCCAAGCAGCAGTTGCTGCTGGTTCGCGTGGGCAAACGCCTCCTGATTGTCGGCGATAGCGGCGGAAGGCTATCCGGCATCGGACAGATCGCCGACCCCGACGAAGTCGCATGCCTACTGAGCCAGTCGAAGGCAGTGATCGAAACGACGCCCAAGTCGGTGAACTTCGCCGGCCTGTTCCGCCGGCTGGGACAAAGCCGCTCCGGGCGCGCCGAAGAAGCTGACTGGGCCGAACTGGAAGACCAGGCGATGGTCCCGTCGTCCGAGCGGACAGGGCTGCTGGGCGAGACGGATCAAGCCCATCGTCAGGACAGAGCTAATGCTGACGCGTTGATGGACGAAGCCGACATCCCCGGCGACACGCCGGAACTGCCGATGCCCGGTCGGACCGTTCAATCTGAAGCCGAGGACGAAGCCAGATCGGCGGTCGAGGCCGCGCGTTACGACATTCAGGCGCTTCGGGCGAAACTTCGTGAAGTCACCGGCCGACTGACAGGCCCCGAGGCCCGTGGCGAAACTCCGGATAGCGGCAACGCATAG
- the fliN gene encoding flagellar motor switch protein FliN, protein MLAKAATFTDAAGAGAVDPPDLGIGAGAAAAASTGAGPAQDIPSADALLSGLPDQASIEEMLRQATFEDPGASGADMSQSGFASGSVAASVDADPFNLPNFNQVIQDAQVSSIDLLRDVELNVKIELGRSRMLVEDVLRLAEGSVVELDKLAGDPVDVFVNERLVARGEVLVLNDNFCVRVNEIVAAAKDEGL, encoded by the coding sequence ATGCTCGCCAAGGCCGCCACCTTTACCGATGCGGCCGGTGCTGGCGCGGTCGATCCCCCGGACCTCGGGATTGGAGCCGGCGCTGCTGCCGCGGCGTCCACCGGTGCTGGGCCAGCTCAGGACATCCCCTCGGCCGATGCATTGCTGTCCGGGCTCCCGGATCAGGCATCGATTGAAGAGATGTTGCGCCAGGCGACGTTCGAGGACCCCGGGGCTTCGGGGGCAGATATGTCGCAGTCGGGGTTTGCATCGGGCAGCGTCGCTGCCTCCGTCGATGCCGATCCGTTCAACCTTCCGAATTTTAACCAGGTCATCCAGGACGCGCAGGTCTCGAGCATCGACCTGCTTCGCGACGTCGAACTGAACGTCAAGATTGAACTGGGTCGGTCCCGCATGCTCGTCGAGGATGTCCTGCGGCTGGCAGAAGGGTCCGTGGTCGAGCTGGACAAACTTGCCGGCGACCCGGTCGATGTCTTCGTCAACGAACGACTGGTGGCGCGCGGCGAAGTGCTGGTGTTAAATGACAATTTCTGCGTTCGCGTGAACGAAATTGTCGCCGCGGCGAAGGACGAGGGCCTCTAG
- a CDS encoding VOC family protein, which translates to MIESIDHVNIVVADMELVARFYEDTLGFRRTKHATIRGDWVDATVGLKGAEAEVIYLELGVGPRIELARYVSPPGRRPIDIDLPNMQGIRHLAFKVSGIEAIAARLRAAGVKVFSEVQQVPDSQVTYAGGVRKYLLYFQDPEGNLLELCEYR; encoded by the coding sequence ATGATCGAATCGATTGACCATGTGAACATCGTTGTGGCCGACATGGAGCTGGTCGCCAGGTTCTATGAAGACACACTGGGGTTTCGAAGGACCAAGCATGCCACGATCCGCGGCGACTGGGTGGATGCAACGGTGGGGCTCAAGGGCGCCGAAGCCGAGGTGATCTACCTGGAACTGGGCGTCGGACCCCGCATCGAGCTGGCACGGTACGTCTCGCCGCCGGGCAGGAGACCAATCGATATTGACCTGCCGAACATGCAGGGCATTCGTCATCTGGCTTTTAAGGTCTCCGGGATCGAGGCGATCGCCGCCAGGCTGCGGGCGGCAGGCGTGAAGGTGTTCAGCGAAGTTCAGCAGGTACCCGACTCGCAGGTGACCTACGCCGGGGGTGTGCGAAAGTACCTGCTCTATTTTCAGGACCCTGAAGGAAATCTGCTCGAGCTGTGTGAGTACCGGTAG
- a CDS encoding PD40 domain-containing protein, which yields MNQRLSPVVRRSILASVALAAAILTGCQTSEPIANKGKPQVPSTAPVAVTQPAVPDAREAEYLSNVTQLTDGFDRAGEGYFSHDMKWIIFQATPKGEKEYQMYVASLQLGGGAPKIGVPIRISPTNSRNTCGFFSPDGKTVIFGSTAGKEKPDEQSAGYQRQGGNYRWAFPDGMEIYGANVTGRELSAAAEAWSGLDELSAKAARSGTTAGPVLLDLATAANRLTENNGYDAEGSFSPDGKWIVFTSRRSGDTEIWVMKADGSNPVQLTKSPNYDGGPFFAPDGKRIIYRSDRKGNDLLQVFVGELAFDANGDITHIASERQLTDDANVNWGPWFHPDNKHIIYATSIHGHHNYELYLMKDDGSKKTRITYCPGFDGLPVFSPDGAHVMWSAKRSKDGTTQLFVAKFKMPVEAE from the coding sequence ATGAACCAACGCCTATCGCCAGTCGTTCGTCGATCGATTCTCGCTTCAGTGGCTCTTGCCGCCGCTATCCTGACAGGTTGCCAAACGTCGGAACCGATCGCCAACAAAGGCAAGCCTCAAGTGCCGTCAACGGCGCCCGTCGCCGTGACGCAGCCGGCGGTTCCCGATGCACGCGAGGCGGAGTACCTGTCCAATGTCACCCAACTGACGGACGGCTTTGATCGCGCCGGCGAAGGGTACTTCTCCCACGACATGAAGTGGATCATCTTCCAGGCGACGCCGAAGGGGGAGAAGGAGTACCAGATGTATGTGGCCTCGCTGCAACTGGGCGGCGGGGCTCCGAAGATCGGCGTGCCGATCCGGATCTCACCGACCAACTCGCGGAACACCTGCGGGTTCTTTTCGCCGGACGGCAAAACGGTGATCTTCGGATCGACCGCCGGCAAGGAGAAGCCGGACGAGCAGAGCGCCGGCTACCAGCGGCAGGGCGGGAACTACCGCTGGGCGTTCCCGGATGGGATGGAGATCTATGGCGCCAATGTCACCGGGCGCGAACTGTCCGCCGCGGCCGAGGCCTGGTCCGGGCTGGATGAGCTGAGCGCCAAGGCCGCCCGCAGCGGAACGACCGCGGGGCCCGTTCTGCTGGACCTTGCCACCGCGGCCAATCGTCTGACCGAGAACAATGGTTACGACGCAGAGGGCTCGTTCTCGCCGGACGGCAAGTGGATCGTCTTCACCAGCCGACGGTCCGGCGACACTGAGATCTGGGTCATGAAGGCCGACGGCAGCAATCCGGTGCAACTGACCAAGTCGCCGAACTACGACGGCGGACCGTTCTTCGCCCCCGACGGCAAGCGCATCATCTATCGCAGTGATCGCAAGGGGAACGATCTGCTTCAGGTGTTCGTCGGTGAGCTGGCATTCGACGCCAACGGCGACATCACGCACATCGCGTCCGAGCGCCAGCTGACCGACGATGCCAACGTGAACTGGGGACCCTGGTTTCATCCCGACAACAAGCACATCATTTACGCCACCAGCATCCATGGCCATCACAACTACGAGCTGTACCTGATGAAGGACGATGGTTCGAAGAAGACCCGCATCACCTATTGCCCCGGGTTCGACGGTCTACCGGTCTTTTCGCCCGACGGAGCTCACGTGATGTGGTCGGCAAAGCGAAGCAAGGACGGAACGACGCAGCTCTTCGTCGCGAAGTTCAAAATGCCGGTCGAGGCCGAGTAA
- a CDS encoding alpha/beta fold hydrolase: MPTQALNGVDFFYEDRGKGLPLVLLHGFPLSHAMWSAQMADLASTCRVIAPDFRGFGKSQSDQPFTVDSLAADVHGLLKAIGALPCVVAGLSMGGYVALAFARQFANDLKGLVLVDTRADGDSPQAKESRTKTIDLVRKQGPKAIADAMIPRLLAPGADEGRPELARSLRRMIEDNSAKTIEHALIALRDRPDSTPLLPTLKVPTLIVVGDGDQITPPDIAEGMHKAIPGAKLAVIRGAGHMTPIEQPIQVNQALRLFVSKIR; encoded by the coding sequence ATGCCCACGCAAGCGCTCAACGGCGTCGACTTCTTCTACGAAGACCGCGGCAAAGGTCTGCCGCTCGTCCTTCTCCACGGATTTCCGCTCAGCCATGCGATGTGGTCGGCGCAGATGGCTGACCTCGCTTCCACTTGCCGGGTCATCGCGCCGGACTTTCGCGGTTTCGGGAAGTCGCAGTCCGACCAGCCATTCACGGTCGACAGTCTCGCCGCCGATGTGCACGGGCTTCTGAAGGCGATCGGGGCGCTGCCCTGCGTGGTCGCCGGGCTGTCGATGGGCGGGTATGTGGCTTTGGCATTCGCCCGGCAGTTTGCGAACGATCTCAAGGGCTTGGTCCTGGTCGATACCCGTGCCGATGGCGACAGCCCGCAGGCCAAAGAAAGCCGAACGAAGACCATCGACCTCGTCCGCAAACAGGGCCCCAAGGCGATCGCCGATGCGATGATCCCCCGCCTGCTCGCCCCCGGCGCCGATGAAGGCCGCCCGGAACTGGCGCGGTCGCTCCGCAGGATGATCGAAGACAACTCGGCGAAGACGATCGAGCACGCCCTGATCGCGCTGCGCGACCGGCCCGACTCCACGCCGCTGCTGCCGACGCTGAAGGTGCCCACGCTGATCGTCGTCGGCGACGGCGACCAGATCACCCCGCCAGATATCGCCGAAGGGATGCACAAAGCGATCCCGGGAGCCAAGCTCGCCGTCATTCGCGGCGCGGGGCACATGACGCCCATCGAGCAGCCGATCCAGGTGAACCAGGCGTTGCGGCTTTTCGTTTCGAAGATTCGTTAG
- a CDS encoding WXG100 family type VII secretion target: MAKANVDPAEVRRFAQELNRFNNDLHGLLSALHAKMRALESTWRDQEQRKFSEAFEATVKTLGNFLDTSHEHVQFLAKKATLIEEYLKQH; this comes from the coding sequence ATGGCCAAAGCGAATGTAGACCCGGCAGAAGTTCGCCGGTTCGCCCAGGAACTGAACCGATTCAACAACGACCTTCACGGCCTGCTTTCGGCGCTACACGCCAAGATGCGTGCCCTCGAATCCACCTGGCGCGACCAGGAACAACGCAAATTCTCCGAGGCGTTCGAGGCCACGGTCAAAACCCTGGGCAACTTCCTCGACACCTCGCACGAACACGTGCAGTTCCTGGCCAAGAAGGCGACGTTGATCGAAGAGTACTTGAAGCAGCACTAA